Sequence from the Actinomyces slackii genome:
GGATCTGCGCCAGAAGCGCTCACCAGACGAGGCAAGGAGGCGACATGCGCATCGGATTCATCGGGGCGGGCAATATGGCGGGGGCGATCGTACGCGGGGGCATCGCCTCCGGTCGACTGCGAGCCGAGGACATCCTGCTGGTCTCCGGCCCGGACCCCAGCGCCCAAGCACTGGCCGCTGACACCGGCGCCCGCGTGGCCGGATCCAGTGCAGACCTGGTGGCCGACAGCGACGTCGTGGTCCTGGCGGTCAAGCCCCAGGTGGTGCCCACCGTGCTCGCCGAGATCCACGGCGCCGTGGCCCAGTGGAACCCGCTGGTGATCTCCGTGGCGGCCGGGCTGTCCACCTTCCGCCTGGAGTCCCTGCTGCCCGCGGGCACGCGGGTGGTGCGCACCATGCCGAATATCGCCGCCATGGTCGGGCAGGCCATGACCGCCCTGGCCCCGGGGGCCAGCGCCACACGGGAGGACCTGGCCACGGCCTCCACCCTCATGGGCTCGGTCGGGGCCACCACCGAGCTCGACGAGAGCCTTTTCAGCACCTTCACCGCCATCTCCGGCTCCTCCCCCGCCTTCGTTCTCACCTTCATC
This genomic interval carries:
- the proC gene encoding pyrroline-5-carboxylate reductase, with translation MRIGFIGAGNMAGAIVRGGIASGRLRAEDILLVSGPDPSAQALAADTGARVAGSSADLVADSDVVVLAVKPQVVPTVLAEIHGAVAQWNPLVISVAAGLSTFRLESLLPAGTRVVRTMPNIAAMVGQAMTALAPGASATREDLATASTLMGSVGATTELDESLFSTFTAISGSSPAFVLTFIEALARAGVLGGIPKAQAVEIVTQVVAGSAAILQAEAAADGTHRTPADLIDTICSPAGTTVAGVMAMERAGFSDAIVRGAEAAATRDRELGA